A window of the Drosophila gunungcola strain Sukarami unplaced genomic scaffold, Dgunungcola_SK_2 000074F, whole genome shotgun sequence genome harbors these coding sequences:
- the LOC128264573 gene encoding casein kinase I: protein MDKMRILKESRPEIIVGGKYRVIRKIGSGSFGDIYLGMSIQSGEEVAIKMESAHARHPQLLYEAKLYRILSGGVGFPRIRHHGKEKNFNTLVMDLLGPSLEDLFNFCTRHFTIKTVLMLVDQMIGRLEYIHLKCFIHRDIKPDNFLMGIGRHCNKLFLIDFGLAKKFRDPHTRHHILYREDKNLTGTARYASINAHLGIEQSRRDDMESLGYVMMYFNRGVLPWQGMKANTKQQKYEKISEKKMSTPIEVLCKGSPAEFSMYLNYCRSLRFEEQPDYMYLRQLFRILFRTLNHQYDYIYDWTMLKQKTHQGQPNPAILLEQLDKDKEKQNGKPLIAD from the exons ATGGACAAGATGAGGATATTGAAGGAAAGTCGCCCCGAGATAATCGTCGGTGGCAAATATCGGGTGATCAGGAAGATTG GAAGCGGCTCGTTTGGTGACATTTATCTGGGCATGAGCATCCAGAGCGGCGAAGAGGTGGCCATCAAGATGGAAAGCGCCCATGCCCGTCATCCGCAGCTGCTGTACGAGGCCAAGCTGTATCGCATCTTGAGCGGCGGCGTGGGATTCCCTCGCATCCGGCACCATGGCAAGGAGAAGAACTTCAACACTTTGGTAATGGATCTGCTGGGACCCTCGCTCGAGGACCTCTTCAACTTTTGCACGCGCCACTTCACCATCAAGACGGTGCTAATGCTGGTCGACCAAATGATCGGACGCTTGGAGTACATCCATCTAAAGTGCTTCATCCATCGCGACATCAAGCCGGACAACTTCTTAATGGGCATTGGCCGGCACTGCAACAAGCTCTTCTTGATCGACTTCGGGCTGGCCAAGAAGTTCCGTGACCCGCACACGCGCCACCACATTTTGTACCGCGAGGACAAGAACCTCACCGGCACCGCCCGCTATGCCTCGATCAATGCCCATCTGGGCATCGAGCAGTCGAGGCGGGACGACATGGAGTCCCTTGGCTATGTGATGATGTACTTCAATCGCGGCGTCCTGCCCTGGCAGGGCATGAAGGCCAACACCAAGCAGCAGAAGTACGAGAAGATCTCCGAAAAGAAGATGTCCACGCCCATCGAGGTCCTCTGCAAGGGCTCGCCGGCCGAGTTCTCCATGTATCTGAACTATTGTCGTAGCCTGCGCTTCGAGGAGCAGCCGGACTACATGTACCTACGTCAATTGTTCCG CATACTGTTTAGAACGCTGAACCATCAGTATGACTACATCTACGACTGGACAATGCTGAAGCAAAAGACCCACCAGGGTCAGCCCAATCCAGCTATTCTTTTGGAGCAATTGGACAAAGACAAGGAGAAGCAGAACGGCAAGCCGCTCATTGCGGACTAA